CGAGATCTACACTTTGAAAGAGCGTGTAGGCGTTTTTTATTTTAGCAAATATTCCGGCCATAATTGAAGCTGTTTTAGAGGTTTAAAAGCCGCTTAAAATCAAATGGTATTTTTTATCATCTGATTTTAAGCAGCCTGTTCCTCTATAGAACAGCTGATAGCCGATTTTGTTCCCTAACGCAGATCGAAAAGACTATCCACGCCTAAAAGTTTAACAGAGGTGAAGCCTTCCGCATAGGTCGCACCAATAGGTTTACCCATTTCTCTGGCTCTGGCAATGACACTTTCAAAAAATTCAGGTGATGAGATATAGGTTACAGGCCCATCCAGTTCAGGTGTTTGATTCAACTCCGGACTATGGAACTGTGTCTTGAACGCTTTGATAGCATTAATTTTTGTTTCTATATAGGGGGTGATATCAATGATCACATCAGGTTTAATATACGTATCCTGTATATACTGCAGAAACAAACGTGGTCTCCAGGCTTCCTGAGCTACCCCATCCTGCATGGTTTTTACTTTAGGCAAACCTGCGAGAAAACAGGAATCCCCGGCTAAAGAGGCTGCTCTTCCATGATCAGGATGACGGTCACGTATAGCATTCCCCAGTACAATTTCGGGCTGATATTTACGGATCATCCTAACTACTTCCAGCTGATGTTCTTCATCATTTTTGAAAAACCCATCTTTGAATTTCAGATTTTCACGGGCATGCAAACCTAATATTTTTGCAGAGTCGGCAGCTTCCTGATCACGGGTTTCGGCTGTTCCCCGGCTTCCGAGTTCTCCCCTGGTAAAATCTACTATACCAACTTTTTTACCTTGTGCAATATGTTTTATAATTGTACCTGAACATCCTAATTCGGCATCATCCGGATGTACGGCTAATACGAGTATATCTAATTTCATTTATTTAATATTGTCTTTTTGGTTAGACAGAGCCTTTGGCGATTCAACTAATTATTACACTGTGCGTTTAATAATCAGGCCAATCACGCCAGGTTCATTTTTTTTGTTTTAATTACTGGAGAGAGCGATCACCATTTTAAAGAAGACGCTGAATTTTCTTTCTGACCTTTGAAGATAAAGGTTTGGTAAATGGAAAAAAGTAGTCTACTACTTCACCATTTTTATTAATGAGATATTTATGAAAATTCCATCTTGGTGTGGATTTAATATGACCATTGAGTTCTTTATTCCCCAAAAACTTATAGATCGGATTGGCTTGTGAGCCTCTGACCATAATTTTTTCGAATACCGGAAATTTAACCCCGTAATTTTGTTCGCAGAACTCATAAATAGCAGTGCCTTCCAAAGGTTCCTGCCCGCCAAAATCATTGGAAGGAAAACCAAGAACCTCGAATTCTTCATGACTTAATGAATCTCTTAACTCCTGAAGCTCTTTTAATTGAGGAGCAAAACCACAGGCCGATGCGATATTGACAACCAGAAGTACTTTACCTTTATAGTCAGCTAATTTTTTGTCTTGTCCATTGATTAGTTTTGCATTAAACTGGTAAATACTCTGAGTTTTTTCTTCCATATTTATTGACGGTAAAAACCTGAAGTCTGAATAATAGATTCTATATCTCTTTCTTCCTCAGGATTATAAGTGCTTTTTAAATTGTGGCCCACTACTCTCGCAACAGACTGGTAGATGAAGGCTTTTACACCTCCCTGTGTTTCTTTGACAATTTCGTAAGTGGTACGCCCTACTTCTCTGTCAATTAATTTCGTTAGAATCTGGCCCTGAGTAATAGTCAGTTCTTTAATCTCGGTATTGAACATTTTTTTAATCTCAGCGTCACAGGCTTTGACTAGTTTTTTATGTTCTTTACGATCTGTGGTTACAGCGAGATCACGCTCCAGCTGCTCATATCTTCTTTTTGCAAAAAGAGCATAAGGCATGACTTTCAGGACATTGTAACGGAGTCTGTTAAAAGCAGCGCGGTCTGCAGGGGTTTTGAAAATCCGGGTTCCGTATATAACTACCTCATTAAGAGGTATCCATGGTATCATTTCGCCGTCTTCATTTGTAGAAGCTACCCTGATGGTATCATTTTTGCCCTTTACAGGAAACCTGACAGGCACAGAACTTTCCTGGGCCTTTAGTTCACCTACGGCAATAATGACAAATAACAGAATAAATAAACTGCAAAATTTCATAAATTTATACTCCCACGAAGTTAAAGCAAATTTAATACATTAGGTTTATAACTAAATCTAATATATTCTTAAACGATTAACAAGCTATAATTATTACGAAAATAATACAAATGAAGAATACCCTAGTGATTGATTTAGAAGCAGAAAAGCAAGAAATCCTGAAGAGATACCGTGCCCTCTTGCGTGCCTGTAAGCCAACATTACAAAAAGGGGATAAAAAAGAAATCAGAAAAGCATTCGATATGGCCCTTGAAAGTCATAAAGACATGCGCAGAAAATCTGGTGAACCCTATATCTATCACCCTATTGCTGTGGCTCAAATCGCTGCTGAGGAAATCGGACTCGGAACAACATCTATCGTATGTGCACTATTGCATGATGTCGTAGAGGACACGGAAATTACACTCGAAGATATTGAAAGAGAGTTTGGGAAGAAAACTGCCAAAATCATTGACGGCCTGACTAAAATTGCAGGTGTTTTTGATTATAACAGCTCTTTACAGGCCGAGAACTTCAGGAAAATGCTGCTTACCCTGGCCGATGATGTGAGGGTAATTTTAATTAAGCTGGCAGATCGTCTGCATAACATGCGTACCATGGATTTTATGCCAAGGCACAAGCAGTTAAAGATTGCATCTGAAACTATTTATCTGTATGCTCCGCTGGCACACAGGCTGGGTTTGTATGCCATCAAGTCTGAGCTGGAAGATCTTTCCATGAAATATCTGGAGCCGGATACTTATAAATTTATTGCGACCAAACTGAATGAGAAAAAGGCAGAGCGTACGCTTTTTGTTAAACATTTCGTAGAGCCTATCAATGAAATCCTGGCTGAACAGGGTTTTGTAGCCAGCATTTATGGCAGACCAAAATCTATCCATTCGATATGGAATAAGATGAAAAAGAAAAATATTCCTTTTGAAGAGGTATATGACCTTTTTGCCATCCGTATTATTCTGGACAGCTCACCTGAAAATGAAAAAGCAGATTGCTGGAAAGCCTATTCTATAGTTACCGATTTATACCGGCCTAACCCGGATCGTCTGCGTGACTGGGTATCTTCTCCCAAGGGTAACGGTTACGAATCTCTGCACACCACAGTAATGGGACCTAAAGGTCAGTGGGTTGAAGTACAGATCCGTACACAAAGGATGAATGAGATTGCAGAGAAAGGTTTTGCAGCCCACTGGAAATACAAAGAATCAAGCAATGACAATGGTCTGGATCAGTGGATTCTGAAAGTGAGGGAAATGCTGAACAATCCGGAAGCCAATGCACTGGATTTTCTGGATGACTTCAAAATGAACCTGTTTTCGGATGAGATTTTCATCTTTACACCTAAAGGTGCACTGATACAGCTTCCGCTGGGCGCAACTGCACTGGATTTTGCGTTTGAGATCCATACCGATGTAGGGGCAAAATGTATAGGGGCAAAAGTGAATCACAAACTGGTTCCGCTTTCCTATAAACTGCAGAATGGAGACCAGGTAGAAATTATTACTTCTGGAAAACAGGTTCCCAAAGAAGACTGGCTGAATATTGTGGTTACCGCAAAAGCCAAATCCAAAATCAAGTCTTCACTTAAAGAGGAAAAAAGAAAAATTGCGGAAGGTGGAAAGGAAACACTGGAACGTAAGCTCAAATCTTTAAAGATTACCTATAACACGGATAATCTGAACAAACTGAGTTATTTTTTCAAATTATCTTCTACTCAGGAGCTTTTTATTGCTGTAGCAACCGGAAAGATCGAGTTGAAAGACCTGAAAGAATACCTGGCCAGCGAAAAGGAAATTGAAAACAGAGGAACCGAAAGAAATGAAGGACAACAGATTGAGGCTTTATTAAATAAAGTAAAAGGTCCGGAGTCTGATATTTTACTGATTGGTGAAGATCTGCAGAAAATAGACTATACGCTTGCTGCCTGCTGTAATCCTATTCCTGGTGATGATGTATTTGGTTTTGTAACGGTAAGTGAAGGAATTAAAATACACCGGACCAATTGCCCGAATGCCGCACAGCTGATGGCCAATTATGGTTACAGGGTAGTCAAAGCAAAATGGAATAAACAACAGGAACTTACTTTCCTTACCGGGCTGCATATTATTGGTATTGACGATGTCGGACTGATCAATAATATCACCAAAGTAATTTCCGGAGACTTTAAAGTAAATATGCGTTCTATTACAGTAGATACAGATAATGGTATTTTTGATGGTTCAATTATGATCTTTGTCAACGATAAAGAGCATCTGGATAACCTGATTAAAAACCTGCTGGAAGTAAAAGGGGTAACAGGAGTAACCCGTTTTGACGCGTAGAGATTTTAAAATTGAATTTTTAATAAAAATTTTAAGTTTATCTGTTTAAATTGCTTCTGAGTCAGAATGAAGCAATAAACAGATAAATTTTAAAGAGTTTCGCAGGGTTCTGTATAAAAAATGATACCTTTGAAAGGAGTTTTAAAACTATGTCTACAAACCATAACAGCGAGTTGGTTAGAAAAATATTCGAAGCTTATCTCGAAAATAAAAGTCTGAGGAAAACGCCTGAGCGTTTTGCCATCTTAGAAGAAATCTATTCCAGAGATGATCATTTCGATGTAGAAACCCTCTACATCCATATGAAAAACCAGAAATACAGAGTAAGCAGGGCTACCGTGTACAATACACTGGAGTTGCTTGTTTCCTGTGACCTGGTTACTAAACATCAGTTTGGAAAGAACATGGCCCAGTTCGAAAAATCGTATGGCTACCACCAGCATGATCATGTTATCTGCATTGATTGTGGTAAAGTTGTTGAGTTCTGTGATCCAAGGATCCACCAGATTCAGAGCATGGTAGGTGAATTACTGAAATTCGATATTAAACATCACTCTTTAAATTTATATGGCAGTTGCTTTGACTGTGCTGCAAAAGCATCCATTAAACAAAAAGAGGATATTAAACACGCAAGTTAAACAACACAATTATAATCTTTTCTTAAATTAAAATAATGACGCAAGTAGACGTGCTTCTTGGCCTGCAATGGGGCGATGAGGGCAAAGGAAAAATTGTTGACGTATTATGTCCGCAGTATGATTTGATAGCTCGTTTTCAAGGCGGACCGAATGCCGGCCACACCTTAGAGTTTGATGGCAAAAAGTTTGTTTTAAATACTATTCCTTCTGGTATTTTCAACAAAGGTACCATGAATCTGATTGGTAATGGTGTGGTAGTCGATCCCATCATTTTAAAAAGAGAACTGGACAACCTGAAAACTGCAGGTCACGATCCTATTGCCAATGGCAAACTGGTGATTGCACGTAAAGCACACCTGATTCTTCCTACTCACCAGCTTTTAGATGCTGCAAATGAGCAGAAAATGGGTAAAGATAAAATCGGTTCTACACTTAAAGGTATAGGCCCGACTTATATGGATAAAACCGGACGTAATGGTTTACGTGTTGGTGATACTACTTTACCGGATTTCAAAGAGCGTTACAATAAACTGGTTACCAAACACAAAGAATTACTTTCTCATTATAACTTTGAGTATGACCTGACAGAAAAAGAAGCTGCTTTCTTTGAGGCTATAGAGTTTATCAAAACTATTCCTCATGTAGACAGTGAGCACTTTGTAAACGGTTATCTTAAAGAAGGTAAAAAAGTTCTTGCAGAAGGTGCACAGGGTACATTACTTGACATTGATTTCGGTTCTTATCCTTTCGTAACTTCTTCTAATACAACTACTGCTGGTGCATGTACCGGTTTAGGTATTGCGCCAAACAAAATCGGAAGTGTGATCGGAATTTTCAAAGCTTACTGCACCCGTGTAGGCAGCGGTCCTTTCCCTACTGAGCTTGAAGATGAAGTTGGAGAAAACCTGCGTCAGGTAGGCCATGAATTTGGGGCTACTACTGGCAGACCACGCCGTTGCGGATGGATTGACCTTCCTGCACTGAAATATGCAATCATGCTGAACGGAGTTACTGAAATGGTAATGACCAAAGCTGATGTATTGAGCGGATTTGATACAATCTACGCTTGTACGCACTACGAACATAATGGTGAAACGATTGATTACATGCCGTATGATATCATTTCTATTAAACCAACACCGGTTGTTAAAGCAATTGAAGGCTGGAAAACTGATATCACTAAAATCACTGAAGTTGGTCAGATTCCTGCTCAGCTTGCTTCTTATATCGCTTTCCTGGAAAAAGAACTGGAAGTACCGGTAAGATATCTTTCTGTTGGTCCGGACAGAGTACAAACACTGATCCTTCCTTAAGAGATCAATTTACATACAAAAGGCGGCCTGGTGCCGCCTTTTTTTATTTAAGCCTGATAGCTGTGTATGATAAAAGAAATACACGACAATTACTACAATTTGACTACAATGAACGCTCAGGAATTAATTTCATTTAAACAAAAGGCCTTACAATGGGCAGCTCAGTTTGAGGTGTGCTGTTATTTTGACTCCAATGGATATACTGATCCTTATTCCAGGTATGATTTTCTGCTTGCTGCCGGAGCCCGGCAGGAGTTAAATACTGCCACAGGCAACGCATTTAAAACTTTGCAAACATTCTCACAGGAGAACCCGGGATGGTTATTTGGTTTACTAAGTTATGACCTTAAAAATGAGATCGAAAACTTAACCTCTGCTAAGGAGAATAAACTGGATTTCCCGGATTTATTTTTCTTCGTCCCGCAATATCTGGTTGCCGTTAAAAACGGAAATATTGAAGTTCTGGCCGGCCCTGAAGATTTGCCTGACACAATTAGCAGATTGCAGCTGTCTAAGACCGCTCCTGCCCCCTCATTGCATCCTGAGCCTAAAATGGATAGGAAGACTTACCTGTCTAAAGTAAATGAGCTTAGAGAACATATAGCCAGGGGCGATATTTATGAGGTCAATTTCTGCCAGGAGTTTTTCGCAGAAAATGCGGCTATAAATCCTTATGAAGTTTATCTTAATCTGAACAAACTATCTCCCACCCCATTTTCAGGTTTTTTCAAACTCCACGGCAAATATATTCTTTCTGCAAGTCCTGAACGTTTTCTGTGTAAACGAGGCGAACAGCTGATTTCACAGCCAATTAAAGGAACGGCTAAACGAAGTCATAACCAAATTGAAGATGAACTGATTAAAACAGCTTTAAAAAACAATCTTAAAGAACAGGCAGAGAATGTAATGATTGTTGATCTGGTCAGAAACGATTTAACGAAAAGTGCAATCAGGGGTACAGTTAAAGTAAATGAGCTTTTTGGCATTTACAGCTTCCCCCAGGTACATCAGATGATTTCTACGGTAAGCTGCAGAATGAATCCCGAACTGCACCCCGTGGAAGCTATAGCCAATACTTTCCCAATGGGATCTATGACTGGTGCACCTAAAGTACGGGCCATGGAACTGATTGAAGAAACTGAATGCAGCAGAAGAGGTATTTACTCTGGTGCTTTCGGCTATTTTGATCCTGAAGGTGATTTCGATTTTAATGTGGTTATCCGCAGTATCCTTTATAATGAAGAGAAAAAATATCTGTCATTTCAGGTTGGCGGAGCAATCACTTTTGCTTCTTCTGCCGAAGCGGAATATGAAGAATGTATGCTGAAAGCTTCAGCTATGATTAAAACGCTGAAGGGGCCGCATTAGCGGCCCCTTCTATAGTTTCTTTCCTGTCAGTACCAAGAAATAATCCTTCAACTGATTATTTTATTCTTTACTGCATTCTGCTTTTTTAGCGTTGCGGCTTTCCTGTAGGAGAATTAAAGTATCGCTTTGCCTCTGGCAGATCTCTCTGAATCTGAGCAATCCTTGTGGCATCTGCAGGGTGAGTACTTAAAAATTCTGCCGGTTTCTGTGAACCCTGGCTCACAGCTGCCATTCTCTGCCAGAAACTAACTGCATTGGAAGGATCGTAACCGGCCATAGACATAAAAATAAGGCCCAGATGATCAGCCTCCAGTTCTTGTGTTCTGGAATTAGGTAACAGATAAAAACCCTGCGCGCCAACACCATAGATTTTACTAATAGCTGCCTGTGTGGCTTCAGACTGATTACCGGTCGCAGCACCTAATAAACCTCCCACACCTTGTGCCAGTGCTGCTTTTGAAGCACGCTCTGAAGAGTGTTGCGCTATCGCATGGGCAATCTCATGTCCCATTACGGTTGCCAGTCCTGCATCATCCCTGGTAACAGGTAAAATACCTGAATAAACAGCAACTTTACCACCTGGCATACACCAGGCATTTACTTCTTTACTGTCAATCAGATTAAATTCCCATCTGAATCCCTGAATCTGAGCAGCATAACCGTTGGCATTCATATATTTTGTTACTGCCGAGGCAATCTTCTCCCCTATGCGTTTGACTCTCACCGCATCAGCATTATTTAATATTTTGGTTTTAGGGTCTTTTAAAAGTGTGGTGTAACTCTGTGCTGCAGCAGTCTGCATTTCACTTTCATTGACAAAACTTATGCGGTTTCTCCCTGACAACGGGACTGTAGAGCATGCGTAGGTCATCGATACTACAGCAGCAATACCCAGCAATGTTAATTTCTTCATCGGTCTTTAGTTAATAGGTGTTTTCTTTTTAAACAGGTAGACTTTTGATTCTTTGCCCTTCAGTAAGCGTTCCAGATTTTTCTGGTGTGTAACCAGAATCAGAATACAGACACACATACCATATAACACTTCAGATTTTATCGAAGAGTGAAATATAAAAACAATTCCCAGAGGGAATGTAAAGCCTGCACATATTGAACTCAGCGATACGTATTTTGTAACCAGAAGCACTACCACGAAGACAAGAACACAAAGCATAGCTGCCGGAAAATTAACTGCCAAAATCATTCCAAAAAGCGTTGCTACCCCTTTACCACCCCTGAAACCAGCGAAAATAGGGAACAAATGTCCCATTACAGCCGTCACACCTAATGCCAGCTCATAATTAACAAATTGAGAAGAGTTATGTGGCCCGGTTACAGACAGACCTATAAAATAGGCAAGTTTTGTAGCAGTGTATCCTTTAGCAATATCTATGGTCATTACAGCCAGACCAGCTTTTTTACCCAATACGCGAAAAGTATTCGTTGCACCGGCATTTCCACTGCCGTATTCTCTTACGTCAATACCATAAAATGCCTGCCCGATCCAAACCGCTGTCGGGATAGACCCACAGAGATAAGCCAGGATAACTGCAGAAATAGAATAGATAGATATCATACCTTAATAGGCTTTTAAACTCATGTCTAAACTTTTAACTGAGTGGGTCAATGCACCCATAGAGATATAATCAACTCCACATGCTGCATATTCAGTTATACTTTCTTCGGTAATCCCACCGGATGCTTCTGTTGTAAACCGATGATCGATCAGTTTCACAGCCTGTTTAAGGTCAGCAAAGCTGAAATTATCAAGCATAATCCTATTTACCATACCTTTTTCCAATACCTGGTTCAATTCTTCCAGGTTTCTAACTTCAATCTCTATTTCCAGTTTTTTCCCTTTATCTGCAAGATACTGATTAGCAGCGGTAATTGCATTAGCAATACCACCAGCATAATCAACGTGATTATCCTTGATCAGGATCATATCATATAATCCTATCCGGTGATTCACTCCTCCACCTATTCTCACTGCCCATTTCTCCAGATACCGCAATCCGGGAGTAGTTTTCCTGGTATCCAGGATTTGGGTCTGATAAGGCGCAAGTAATTGGGTAACGTGATGGGTTTTGGTTGCAATACCACTCATTCTCTGCATACAGTTCAGTACGAGTCTTTCTGCCAGTAAAATGGAATGTGAACTACCACTAACGGTAAAGGCGATATCGCCATATCTGACTGCATCCCCATCCTTCAAAAAGACTTCGGTTTGCAAAGATGAATCTACCTGGTTGAAAATTTCGATTGCAAGTTCTACTCCGGCAAGTATACCATCCTCTTTAATCAAAAGCTTTGCTTTCCCCTGAGTACCGGCAGGGATGGTAGACATAGAGGTATGATCGCCATCACCAAGATCTTCGGCAATAGCATTTTTTATAAATAGGTCTATTAATTTCTTATCCAAAACATGTATTTTAGATCAAAAATAGCATTTTTACCTAAATTTGCATTACTATTTATCCGGTTCAATCCGTAATTCTGTGATAAAAAAGGTGTTAGCTGTTTTTTTGAGTGTAACAGCGACCCTGAATTTCCCGTTTTTCGAGCTTAGGGACAGGATACCAAACCTGTAATTCGGATTCGTATTAATGAGGTGCACTACTGTAGAATTTACAGGGGTGTTTTTTGTGAAAAATTCTCTGAGTATCTGTTCGGCCTGAGCTTTAGTGTACACATCTTCTTCCTCATTTATGGTTAATTCTACAGATGGGGAAAAACTTTTACTGATTTCTTTTGAATTTCCAGTCTTGAATAACGCAGACAGTGAATCCACAATATCCCCCTGAAGCAATCCAGGATTGAATAATTGGGTCACAAATATCGCCGCCATAAGTAAGGGTCTAATCATATTCTAAAGATAACAATAAATACGCACACAAATTATGCCATTAAATTATAAGATTATATTTTAAATACATAGATAGTATAAAGACACATTTGTAACTTAGCCATTGACTATAAACCAAATACGAAACAAAATGCTCAAAAGAACCACTGCTACACTATGCCTGATGCTGATATTTTTAAGCGGACTAAAGGCCCAGAATCCCAATAATGACCGCGCAAAGTGGTTTAAAGAGGCAAAATTTGGAATGATGGTGCACTGGGGACTCTACAGTATTCTGGGCGGAAGTTACAACGGGCATACCCTGCCGGATTCAACTTTAAAACATGCTGAAGGCTGGTATGCTGAATGGGCACAGCAAAGATTAGAGGTCCCGGCAAAAGAATATCAGGCATTGGTAAAACAATTTAATCCTGTAAATTTTGATGCTGATCAATGGATTTTTGAAGCTAAAAATGCGGGTATGAAATACTTTGTAATTACGGCTAAACATCATGATGGATTTGCCCTCTGGGACTCTAAAGTATCAACCTATGATATTGGAAGCACACCTTATAAAAAAGACATCCTTGGTGATTTAGCGAAAGCCTGTAAAAAGTACGGGGTAAAGCTTGGCTTTTATTATTCTCATTGTGAAGACTGGGAACATCCGGGCGGTGCAACACCGGAATGGTTACCCAGAAAAACGGATGCCGAATTTGAGCAGTACTGGACTCAGAAATGTCTGCCGCAGATTTCAGAACTGATTCACAATTACAATCCTGATTTATTCTGGTTTGATACCTGGGGTGATGAACAGGAAAAAACATTTATTTCGGATAAACGACGTGACCAGCTGATTGCACTGATCAGAAAAGAAAGCCCCAAATGTTTGATTAACGGCCGTATTTCTTATCTGAATCCAGGTGATGATATAGATTTCCTTGAAATGATGGATAATACTTATCCGGAAAAACTACAGACAAGACCATGGCAAACTGCTGCAACAATGGTTAACTCCTGGGGCTGGCACGCTAAAGATTACAACTGGAAACCCGCTAACCAGATGCTGGGTTATCTGATTGGTAACGTAGCTAAAGGTGGCAACTACTTATTAAACATAGGTCCAAAACCAAATGGAGAGATCCCGGCTGCTGCTATTCAGCGCCTACGCGAAATGGGTGGCTGGTTAACAGCTAACGGAGAGGCCGTTTATGGAACCGCCCATGTTAATACGCCTGCAATCAAAGATGTTTACCTGACGCAGAAAACTACTGCAAATGGGGAGAAATATGTTTTTGCAAGTATTGTTAAACCCTTAAACACTGCATCACTGGTATTACCATTTCCGGCATCAGCTATTCAGACCTGCAAACTGCTGGAATCAGATATGCCAATCAGTTTCAGTGAAGCTGAAAACAATCAGGTTTCCCTGTTATTGCCCAAAAATATCACAGCTCCCTGCAGTGGGATCCAGGTTATAAAAATACTAATGAAGAATTAATTGATTTACCTTGTATTATAAAGGGCTGCGGAAATAATCAAAGCTAGTGTATAAATTACAATTAGATACCTTTTCCAAAATCAATAAAAGTTATATTTGTTTGATCCCTGTCTCAATTCGATAATCGGGTGAAAGAAACAGGATGCTCAGACATTATTTATCAGCGAAATATCAATTCAATTTAAATGAATAATAAAAAAGTAATGCTCCTCATTCTGGATGGATGGGGTTACGGAAAACAAGACAATTCGGATGCTGCCTATGCAGCAAACACTCCTTTCTTTGATTCTCTGCTAAAAAATTATCCTAATTCCAAACTGGAAGCATCTGGTGAAGCGGTAGGACTGCCTGCCGGACAGATGGGAAATTCAGAGGTTGGACATATGAATCTTGGTGCAGGAAGAATAGTTTACCAGGAACTGGGAAGAATCAATAAAGCAATAAGTGATGGTTCTATCAAAACCAATCAGACTTTAGTTGACGCATTTGACTATGCAAAGCAAAATAACAAAGCTGTTCACTTCATCGGGCTGGTGTCTGATGGCGGCGTACATGCGCATATCAATCATTTAAAAGGTCTATGTGATGCAGCAAATGACAAAGGATTGAAAGATGTTTTTGTTCACGCCTTTTTAGATGGCCGAGATACAGATCCGAATTCAGGACTGGGCTTCATTAATGAACTTGATGAGCATCTGAAAACTTCTACAGGTAAGATAGCAAGTCTGATTGGCCGCTACTATGCAATGGACAGAGATTCACGCTGGGAACGTGTTAAACAGGCTTATGATCTGATGACTAAAGGCATTGGTGAGCACACACAGAATCCACTAAAAGCAATTGAACAGTCATATGCTGATGGGATCACAGATGAATTCATCAAACCTATAGTTGTAACAGGAGAAGACAATCAACCGCTGGCAACTATTCAGCCTGATGATGTGGTCATATGCTTTAACTACAGAACTGACAGAGGCAGAGAAATCACCGCTGCGCTGACTCAGCACGACTATCCTGACTTTGGTATGCATAAACTGCCATTATATTATGTAACGATGACCACTTATGATGAGAACTTTGAAAATGTAAAAGTTGTTTTCACCAAGGATGATCTGACAGAAACACTGGGAGAAATCTTAGAGAGAAATCATAAAAATCAAATCCGCATTGCTGAGACAGAGAAATATCCTCATGTCACTTTCTTTTTTTCCGGCGGCAGAGAACTGGCTTTTGAAAATGAGAAAAGATTAATGATTCCTTCTCCGAAGGTGGCCACCTATGATCTTAAACCAGAGATGAGTGCTCAGGGAATTACTGATGCTATTATCCAGGAACTGGAAACTGGCTGGGCAGATTTCATCTGTCTGAATTTTGCCAATCCGGACATGGTTGGCCATACCGGTGTATTTGATGCTGTGGTTAAGGCTGTGGAAACGGCAGATCGCTGCGCTGAAGCTGTGGTTACAAAAGGTCTTGAAAATGGCTATGCTTTTATCATCCTTGCGGATCATGGAAATTCAGAATTCATGGTTAATAATGATGGTTCAGTAAATACTGCACATACCACTAATCTTGTTCCCTGTATTTTAGTTGGCACTGATTATAAATTTA
This portion of the Pedobacter lusitanus genome encodes:
- a CDS encoding M48 family metallopeptidase, producing the protein MKKLTLLGIAAVVSMTYACSTVPLSGRNRISFVNESEMQTAAAQSYTTLLKDPKTKILNNADAVRVKRIGEKIASAVTKYMNANGYAAQIQGFRWEFNLIDSKEVNAWCMPGGKVAVYSGILPVTRDDAGLATVMGHEIAHAIAQHSSERASKAALAQGVGGLLGAATGNQSEATQAAISKIYGVGAQGFYLLPNSRTQELEADHLGLIFMSMAGYDPSNAVSFWQRMAAVSQGSQKPAEFLSTHPADATRIAQIQRDLPEAKRYFNSPTGKPQR
- a CDS encoding DUF4783 domain-containing protein; this translates as MAAIFVTQLFNPGLLQGDIVDSLSALFKTGNSKEISKSFSPSVELTINEEEDVYTKAQAEQILREFFTKNTPVNSTVVHLINTNPNYRFGILSLSSKNGKFRVAVTLKKTANTFFITELRIEPDK
- the nadC gene encoding carboxylating nicotinate-nucleotide diphosphorylase, with product MDKKLIDLFIKNAIAEDLGDGDHTSMSTIPAGTQGKAKLLIKEDGILAGVELAIEIFNQVDSSLQTEVFLKDGDAVRYGDIAFTVSGSSHSILLAERLVLNCMQRMSGIATKTHHVTQLLAPYQTQILDTRKTTPGLRYLEKWAVRIGGGVNHRIGLYDMILIKDNHVDYAGGIANAITAANQYLADKGKKLEIEIEVRNLEELNQVLEKGMVNRIMLDNFSFADLKQAVKLIDHRFTTEASGGITEESITEYAACGVDYISMGALTHSVKSLDMSLKAY
- a CDS encoding alpha-L-fucosidase — its product is MLKRTTATLCLMLIFLSGLKAQNPNNDRAKWFKEAKFGMMVHWGLYSILGGSYNGHTLPDSTLKHAEGWYAEWAQQRLEVPAKEYQALVKQFNPVNFDADQWIFEAKNAGMKYFVITAKHHDGFALWDSKVSTYDIGSTPYKKDILGDLAKACKKYGVKLGFYYSHCEDWEHPGGATPEWLPRKTDAEFEQYWTQKCLPQISELIHNYNPDLFWFDTWGDEQEKTFISDKRRDQLIALIRKESPKCLINGRISYLNPGDDIDFLEMMDNTYPEKLQTRPWQTAATMVNSWGWHAKDYNWKPANQMLGYLIGNVAKGGNYLLNIGPKPNGEIPAAAIQRLREMGGWLTANGEAVYGTAHVNTPAIKDVYLTQKTTANGEKYVFASIVKPLNTASLVLPFPASAIQTCKLLESDMPISFSEAENNQVSLLLPKNITAPCSGIQVIKILMKN
- the plsY gene encoding glycerol-3-phosphate 1-O-acyltransferase PlsY, which encodes MISIYSISAVILAYLCGSIPTAVWIGQAFYGIDVREYGSGNAGATNTFRVLGKKAGLAVMTIDIAKGYTATKLAYFIGLSVTGPHNSSQFVNYELALGVTAVMGHLFPIFAGFRGGKGVATLFGMILAVNFPAAMLCVLVFVVVLLVTKYVSLSSICAGFTFPLGIVFIFHSSIKSEVLYGMCVCILILVTHQKNLERLLKGKESKVYLFKKKTPIN
- a CDS encoding anthranilate synthase component I family protein; this translates as MIKEIHDNYYNLTTMNAQELISFKQKALQWAAQFEVCCYFDSNGYTDPYSRYDFLLAAGARQELNTATGNAFKTLQTFSQENPGWLFGLLSYDLKNEIENLTSAKENKLDFPDLFFFVPQYLVAVKNGNIEVLAGPEDLPDTISRLQLSKTAPAPSLHPEPKMDRKTYLSKVNELREHIARGDIYEVNFCQEFFAENAAINPYEVYLNLNKLSPTPFSGFFKLHGKYILSASPERFLCKRGEQLISQPIKGTAKRSHNQIEDELIKTALKNNLKEQAENVMIVDLVRNDLTKSAIRGTVKVNELFGIYSFPQVHQMISTVSCRMNPELHPVEAIANTFPMGSMTGAPKVRAMELIEETECSRRGIYSGAFGYFDPEGDFDFNVVIRSILYNEEKKYLSFQVGGAITFASSAEAEYEECMLKASAMIKTLKGPH